In Zingiber officinale cultivar Zhangliang chromosome 6A, Zo_v1.1, whole genome shotgun sequence, a single genomic region encodes these proteins:
- the LOC121996476 gene encoding transcription termination factor MTERF8, chloroplastic-like — protein sequence MKRLYHFSFFCKTVSSTRSPHPNDAALLFAILPYSPSAAASATGKYMFRAQYLIHSCGFDQEKTTEALKLLKGIQSLQQPDSVLAFLKSYGFDDASVKRLLLYFPKYHLWDVEKTLAPKFRAYEDLGLSPSDIVHLFRKNPSSIRMKHERIVSKIEFWQGLLSSKDALVKSIKRNRGILMWSIEKRIQPNLELLRECGLDDQKLAYILRNRPMILSLNADFLKSLVSRVEDLGVPQISGMFHCTLCALVTVSPEKFNTQMELFRSFGWSETDFVAAFQKCPTFPLKSSMALQRRMEFLINEAGYASSYIAIRPILLVMSLERRLIPRHGILATLRSRGHCENDYKLTAYMMLTEAKFVEKYIILYKDRYPDLSELYASLNHSNASDSGHQ from the coding sequence ATGAAGAGGCTATATCATTTCTCCTTCTTCTGCAAAACCGTGTCTTCCACTCGTTCTCCTCACCCCAACGATGCTGCCCTCCTCTTCGCCATCTTACCTTACTCGCCCTCCGCCGCCGCCTCCGCCACTGGGAAGTACATGTTCAGGGCCCAATACCTCATCCACTCATGTGGTTTCGACCAGGAGAAGACCACCGAGGCCTTGAAGCTTCTCAAGGGCATCCAATCCCTGCAGCAGCCCGACTCCGTTCTTGCTTTCCTCAAAAGTTACGGCTTCGATGACGCATCGGTAAAAAGGCTCCTACTTTACTTCCCCAAATATCATCTTTGGGACGTAGAGAAGACACTTGCCCCAAAGTTCCGAGCTTACGAAGATCTGGGTCTCTCCCCATCCGACATCGTCCACCTCTTCCGGAAGAATCCCTCCTCCATCAGAATGAAACACGAACGCATTGTATCTAAGATTGAATTTTGGCAAGGCCTTCTCAGCTCCAAGGATGCACTGGTGAAGTCGATCAAGAGAAACCGAGGGATTCTTATGTGGAGCATTGAGAAGAGGATCCAGCCCAACCTTGAGTTGCTTCGGGAATGTGGCCTGGACGACCAAAAGCTCGCCTATATCTTGCGGAATCGCCCAATGATCCTGTCACTTAATGCTGATTTCTTGAAGTCCTTGGTTAGTCGTGTGGAGGACTTGGGAGTGCCACAGATATCGGGGATGTTCCATTGCACTCTTTGTGCACTCGTCACGGTCAGTCCAGAGAAGTTTAATACGCAAATGGAATTGTTCCGGAGCTTTGGGTGGTCAGAGACCGATTTTGTTGCGGCATTCCAGAAATGTCCTACCTTTCCCCTAAAGTCTTCGATGGCTTTGCAGAGAAGAATGGAATTCTTGATAAACGAGGCTGGATATGCCTCTTCTTACATAGCTATACGTCCAATACTATTGGTAATGAGCTTGGAGAGAAGGCTGATTCCGAGACATGGGATCTTGGCAACCTTGAGGTCTAGGGGGCACTGTGAAAATGATTACAAATTAACAGCATACATGATGCTTACCGAGGCCAAATTTGTAGAGAAATACATTATCCTCTACAAGGACAGGTATCCAGATCTGAGTGAACTCTATGCAAGCTTAAACCACTCTAATGCTTCTGATTCTGGACATCAATGA